CGAATGAGCACAAAATGAAGCTCGCATGCTTACAGGCCGTGCAatactttttgagcatgctcacaaaatgctgccgatgggtagtcgaggctcctcaaAGCATGTTATCCAAACaccatagcgcagcacgcggcctggaatttacaattaattctcaaagtgcagctagaaatcgttccctcttccctCGACAAATGAAACCATAAACCCAAAGTACATGACCGTTAggtgatttgagcattgtgagctacataattaccgcgaccgccgcgggaTGGCGCGACGTCCCCGCGCGCTTGCTCACAATCCCACTGAATgtaacccccgtattctagaacgttcACTCCTTCACTCGGCGCTTCACCTTGACTCGAGAATGTCGATGGCAGATCCAACTTTCGGTATGGATGCTCACTGCGTGTGAGCGATAGTGGGCATCATTTCGTGAAAACCGCCGAGACATTTTCGGTCGAGCGGcggcgctgtgctcagctcgtTCTTACTcggtctagggtgcctcgatgctccTGGGGGAGCAGaagcatcgaggcaccctactcTGTCAAGTGGAGGGTGAACTTTGAGTCGatggcttgtttgagaatacggggttAGAGTACACCATGATTGATGCAGCGTTAAAGACGAACACTAAGACTAAAGgaagcgcccgtcctgtgcactctgtgttcctttagtcttagtcttcgtcttttagcgctgcatcaatcatgaatgcattccaactagcccaactttccattctactgtAGAGTACACCACTCTAACGgaggtaagccgcgcgttcgacgaaaaaaattacaccatttcccgctaaaggggaccatgaggcgatgcgaagccggagcacttgcacgatcgcgttccgttggcgttctttgggcatgctaccgacctcgcgtcgtggaacgcgaagaggaacgctacgcgcgtcttgtcttccctctagcctggccgttaattctcacagggcgagcggggaacgcggtcggcaggcgtgcgagagggggacagcgtaggagaggagagagagggggaggggacgcgcatgcgctggtgctcatcgcggcgttgcgcaggagagcatttcggcatgtctagcccgcgtttcagaggaagagtggaaagggggagggggagggaaagtggagagggggtgtggagagggggagggggagagggtatgcgcatgcgcagtaagggtggtcacgccgcacaccaccaccaccggattgaactccgccataagatacttcgcatctaaaaaaaaagaagcgctcaaggtcatgacgtacgcgggacgtaacttctttcccccgttccATCCCTCCCTGTTTAGCTTacagcgcactcgtcgggacgagagcaGAGACAAAGCGCTTACAGCGTGCAGCGTGCTGTAACTCCACTTGTGCTTGACGAATTCTTAAAAATagttgtggcaatcgattcgtgaggcagtaaactccccttacaaaaattggtttcatgagcataggcgtgcgcacaggggtggggggcagggggggggcgcctcccctaatcacctaagagggggggctcaaaatctgctccgtacattgacccttctatagtcgggtacaactttagaaaaaagcggcatttgcacctcaaaggcggatgcacacgcgcttccaccaatgggcgcgcgctctagactgacgtcacgagccggacggccggtgcctccgctcaaggagaagaagcgggactatttctttgccgcggaggcaatcggctgccgcgcttcggtcatatgggcggggcccctccttttttctaaagttgtacccgactatagtcacctaagagggggagggggcgcaaaatctgccccacatTGACTtaaaagggtggggggggggggggcgctgcgacgaacctttggcccccctaatggggaaccctgcgcacgcctatgcctatgaGTCACCACCCAGTCACCCCAGTCACCTCCCTGTAGACTTGACCTTTCTGCAGACCTGGTTTGCAGATTTCCTGCAGACCCCgagcagacggcaagcagacttttctgataatgtgcgcccagagtgtgtgcgtgtggatgtatataatatatatgtatgtactatatattctggaccatgacacatttcataataataattaaatggatttcacctttcagtcatcCACCAGTCACCTCCATAtaacctagtctgcagattttctgcagacccctagcagacgcaagcagacttttctgataatgagcgcccagagtgcgtgcgtgtggatgtatataatatatatgtatgtatctatatattctggaccatgacacatttgatactaatgattaaatggatttcacTCATTCACACACTGAtagggggtgacagaaagtctgtcacttgtcttcacgtgcagtaaaactgatagctgggcgatttgttatgaattcatgtttgaaactttaagcgctcgtttgtaccttctttctgtgtcctcgtcttttgtgcgcgctaaaaaagtttcaaacatgtcttcacgtgctctgcacctgggttgttcatggtctgtagaatttctgcagaaaggctgcagcttttctggagcacCATGCGACGGCCTGCCCACTGGCAAttggaattcgctaattaaaGTAGCGCTGCACATTTGGCGGGTGTAGATTAATAGATCTGTGTGTTTTATGTCTACCTAACATccagcataaatttacatgcatTCTGTGAACGTAATTTAAAACTTTGAAGCGTAGGAAttttcccaccggcactgaatggcaggtcaagataccatggctatatataccgggtggccggtgttaggttgtgaagcgcgagtgtgcggtaTTTACTTTGCTGTTGTTGCGTGTACGCTGTGGTCGTGTGTTGGTGGGTGCATGTACGGTATTCTACCCCTGGATGCTGCATGTTACCTGACTCGTGGTGCTAAAGCAAAGGGTAGCTCTTATTATTTTTTCATCCGCGACAGAGCTCCGCACATATTCTGCAGACATTCTGCAGACGCTCATTCTGCCGGCATGCTGCATCCTGGCGGCTACAAATGCtctgcagactttctgcagaaagggtgttccaattgcctactgggaggtgacaaggggtgacaaaaagtctgtcacttttctttccgcattccgaatccggggtgactcgtggtctgtagaatttctgcagataagctgtaagtttttttttttttttgtaagggtcCTTGGGCAAAGTGTTGCAGGTCTCCTTTAAGGGCATGCACTTGTGCCTATAAATATCCCTACTTACAACGGTAATAGCAGCAGATTTATTTGTTCTtgtgtcgtttttcttttttttccccctttttttacgGTTGAAGGACTGAATTATTTTGGCCAGCTGGTGTTCCTTACTGCGAGCGCGTAAATATAAGACGTGCGCTTTTGCATTTctccctcatcgaaatgcggtcgcagAGTCCGGGATTGAATCCGTGACCTTGAGTTCAGTGTGCTTATCTTCCTCGAAAAAAGTGGCTGGTTTGCAAGGATGAACATTCTTATCGAGGTAGTAATTAACATTACGTCAATGCCACATTTACGTGGATGCGATTAGAAAATGACGCCGTTCAGCCTGCCCTTCAGTTATTAAATATAACAGGTCTACCTCAACACAAAGCAGATGAAATCGAAAACACGAACATTTTTCTGCAAAATATACATTATGGCGCGTGGCACACACTGTAGAGACGGTGTACGTGCTAGCAACCAGCAGGTGGACAAGTGGGACAAGTTACAGCTCATTGCAAGGGAAGTTGAAAAGGTTTCCCAAACGGTATTTTTATCCTCATAAGGAGCATGAGCGTGCAGCCATATGGCTGCGGAGTTGTTAAAATAAAAAGACGCCACAGATCACATTCAGCGCTAAATGTagtcttgtgtagcgattggtgcagttctaaatcctgcactaaatgcagctccactactgggAAACCCGAGGAAGTGCATAGCAGGGGAAACGCAGGGATTCCCGTTGCGCTGTTGTTAGTCTCTGTCTATGAATGATCTCTCGCGGGAGTTCATAACCCCGGTGCCGGAGAAGCACCGGTGAGAGCAGCAATCGTTTGCTTATCGAGGCGGTGGCGCCGGAGTCAGCCACATGTTGccgaaacgtttttagcgattttaaggtAATTATTGTGATCACGTTTTTCTTATTTCTATTAATAATGATACTTtagatcttgtttttttttaactcagTTTCCAGCATTGCTAGCCTAGCTTGTTCCAAGCCTGTCTTGAGCGCTTGTTTGTAAGCGTGATCCCGCGACATGAGATCTATGGATGTACGACAAGCCTGGCCCCTAAAGTGACACGCACTTAAAACACCTTTGCACTATACACTTTGCGTAACCTTCGGATCAGATTACGTCTTTCGTGCGCGTTTGCATATCTGTGTGGTGTGGTCAGCATGGTTGTGTCAAGGGCATCTAGTACGACAAAAGGGAAGACCAGGCTGCTCATGCGTACAGAGAATTGTTTCTTGCGGAGAGCATGCTGACAGGTGCACATTTCCGCTTCGATAATTTCCTTCATCACTGTATACTCGCCCACAGGGGCCAGCTAGAAATTTTTATGGAAAGAAgtaaggatggggggggggggggggggagggaggtgcTCAATCACCCTTGATCTATGATCTTGTCTGTGcttgtatgtgtgtatgcataatatacacatgcaaaattgaaaaatatacatacgggggggggggtgcaaagttACAGCGTGTAATTTGTCCAACATATATGTGTCTCAGCACGCATGAAGGCGATAACGTTGCTATTTTCCACTGTTTTTATCTTAATTAAGCTAGGTTCAGCAGCGTATATCTGACGCATGCCTTTCCGACCGATCGAGTGAACAAAGACTCGTGCCTATCAGGTCCGCTATCTAATCCCTCGTGGACACGGGACTACACCGCGATATATAGGCTCATCGCGTTCACGCAAGAGAGACATGCTATTCCTTTCGCCACTGCAATCTGACGGAAAGCCGATCGCAATCTGCGTCTTTGCACTTTTCGTGAGGCTCGTCGCAAGCCAGAAGACCTGCCCAGATGGATCACTGTGCGACACCGGTATATACGCATTTTCCCCATCACTGCAGTGCCTTATATAACCTGTTGCCCTTGTGCCATACGCGCTTAAACACGTATACCGGTCGATGTTATCAGAAAGGATTTAGAGCAaggatattagagagttttataGCAAGGATGTTGAGGTGTCGTTGCATGGGTTGTCCTGTAACAATTAACTTCAAGGATGTCAGCTTCAATTCACGGAAGCGGCGTAAAGACTGTGCACTGAGCTTTCTATTAGTATTATTTTCACTATACCTCTATAATTTGTGTACCAAATGCTTATCGTTCCGTTGGTTGCTACAACACGAAGAAATGAAAATATTCCTGAACGTGATCGGACGGTAATAAGTATAGCTGGTCGGTATATTAAATACAAATATGAAGACATAGCGAAGATTTTCATCTGGGTTTGTTTCAGCGTGGTTGGTGATAAGTATACATGATATATTCTTATTAAGTTATAATTTTCATTACAGACATAAATACTGACGTCTTTTTTTTCTCCCGATCGAGAAAAACAACTTCGTTTTATGATTAGCCAATCTGagaaacactaaagagaaaaacgatttttctcatattagtaaaatactctttcacaattccaatgtCACCACTctcgccgcgagaagacgcttagtaagcgagaaaacacgcaaaaagaaaatgcgcggTTGACGACGccactatggtggctaccataacGCCACCTTGACGGCCCGCACCAGAGGCCACGATGTCATAGGGACCGtagtcatagattttgacggcgtctgccatgtcctacgtagttcctaatcagtaaaaaatgaagcacattttcCTCTGAAGCagccgtagacttaacataccaagtctccggaaatttcgttgagccaatgtcaccaaaatacgaaaaatacacattgaaatcggtgacgtcacgcgcgaagagatcagcgcgaaatttaaaaatgaaactttgactgATTTTCTCCTCGATTGATAAGCCTataatggtgaaattaacggcattagagtccTCAGAtaacaatttatcaatctaaaccgattcattgtctcactttagtgtcccttcaaaggtATCGAGAGGAGCGCCCGCAACCGATAATGAAAAGCGCGAAACAGTTGCGCGGTGTTGCACATCATCTCGAGGAGATATAACGACGTTGTTTGGTAGTTGAAGCTATGCCATTACGCCTGCGTATCGATAAgcgacaaaagaaaaagaacaatgtGTGTGCAAGGAGGCGTGCCTGAAGTACCTTCTGTTAGACGACCTTTCTGCTAAATTGTATTTTAATACGAcagcgttaaaggggccctgcaacactttttcaacatggtcagaaaatcctgccgatcggtagtcgaggctcctgagtacacgcgagccaaacattatcgctccctcttctctcgacagatGATGTCATATAACCAAAATGACCTCGTTATAAGCACAAAGTCCACGGACATTGGCCGATTTcagcatcgtgtgctgcatagttaccgtggccgccgcgagatgccgccacGTGTCCACGCGCGCGtacgcgatcacactgaaagtaagccgcgcgttcgaagaaaaaaagaaaagaaagtgctcaaagtcacgacgcgcgctgacgaagggacgcatcttcttgctccCTTAATGTCattcccctccctgcgtagctttcagcgcgctcccTAGTACGAGAGAGAGAAGGCGCTtggagcgtgcgacaaatccctgtaactccggttgtacttgacggattctcaaaatttttgcggcagccgattcgtgaggcaataagctcttttaatgaagccagtCGACGATTACTTGaacaagtgttgcagggctcctttaagcgctttctctctttcatccTGACGAGCGCGCTAggagctacacagggagggattaCACGGGGCGGGGCACGGgtgaaagaagctacgtcacgcgcgccGTGAAATACGATCGCTTTCTCCTTTTGCGATTCCGGAGCGTGCTTGTGTTGCCACCGTGCGATCTTAGCAGATTATAGAGCGCGACCAACTGGGATGTTATCTGGCGCGACGCCCTGCACACGCGGCGGCACCCCggccgtggcaagaagcacatctggtTCAAACGCCGCTCTTGGTTTATGCATGCTATCGACCAATAGCAGCTATTTGTTGTGTGACGAAAGACTGCTGTAGGACAGTCCCGACAGCCCTCTGATGAGCTTGAGTACGGACCTCTGGATCAAGAGGTGGCACTTGAGAAAGTGGAAACATCGCGCTCCGCTTGCGAACTCTCCTTGTTGCGCACGACTGCAAAATTTGGCTGTGCTCGCAGCAGCGTTCCGCTGTATGtgttttttttcaccaagcacgaggagtgtttcaggacccctttaaaggcgaagcttaatatTTTGCTTGATGTGTGTAATGTAAGTAcgagaggcgtagccagaaattttttcgggggtgggggtcaTTCgcactttatgtacgttcgtgcgcgcgtttgtgcgAAATTGAACATTTTCAGGGGGAATTTCAACCCCCTTTCCCTGGATACGCCGGTGATGTGCGTACATACACACCCATGAAAATCAGACGTGGCCATAGGATGTAATGTCAGAAATTCCAGCATTCATGAGAACGTTTGTTGTCGCTTGCCTGTCGACCGAAGCGCAGGGAGCAGCCGAACTTCAAGCGCGCTCTCCGCGAATGCGCGAGAAAAGGTGTGTTTCAGCAGAATCCTTCCTTTAAGGAATGTTATTTACACCCTCGAGTGTAGTAATCTGATATTCCATGCATGACGTTCCCGAAATTTTTTTAGGTTGAATGAGTTGCTGCTTACGGAGTTCCCCTCTCGATCCCTACCTTGATTAGGCGACACGTGCTGTAAACTGAGGAGTGGCAAGTACAGCTGCTGCCCGCTTCCCAATGCCGTCTGCTGCGAGGACCAGGAACACTGCTGTCCCTCCCGATACCGCTGCGACAACGAGACGGACGCCTGCAAGCCGTCGGCTCACGTCGAAGCCCTTCGGTCGCAGGCGCTCAGCAACACCAACGAGCAACCACGGAACGACTACGTTCAGTGCAGTCTATCGGACAACGCGGTCTGTCCCGCTGGCCACACATGCTGCATGACGACGCCGACGAAGAAAACCACTAACTACAGCTGTTGCCCATTCCGAAACGCCGTGTGCTGTGCTGACGGGAAACACTGCTGCCCTGCGCAGAGCACGTGCCAGCCAACTACGGGACGATGCAGCTACGACGACGCAGCGGAGGCTCCGGAGAAAGCGACGCACGAGACTATTCCAACGACGTCGAGGAAGGCGGTACCCGCTGAATGTCGAGACGAAGTGTGCACCACGAGCTTTTCACGGAATACCATTCGCACATGTCCACCGGGCTACTACCAATGCTCAAACCCAGTCTACTGCTGTCCCGACGACTTTCTCTGCACATTCACAGGTGCTTGCGTACCCAAGCCTCACGTCGTGACCAAGACAGTCGCGGAGTTCCAATACGGGAACTGATCTTTTGAATTAttttcgatatataaaatattgtATATatcaaatattttatatatcCAATTACCTATACAGCGAACTTTTTTGTGATACCCTTCAGATtggatatatgcgggttcgaatgTATGTTTGCGCCATGCGTATGCTGAAAGAGATTAGCGTGATACCGCGAGTCAACGACAACGCGTGACAAGGACCGTCTTTTATTGCCTCGCTCATGGAAGttgtaatatgaaaaaaaaaaaaagcacacgtgGCTAGTTTGAACTGACCTTACAAAGTATGTGCATGTGCCTTCCAATTCCACCAAGCAAAAGTAATTACTGAGTAAACCGTGCTGCACAACGCAACGCTGTGAATACGCCAAAAAAAGGCCGTTTCACGTGGCGCAATGTACTGTGTAATTTGTAGAGAGCAATGTACAATGTAATTTGAATGTACAGTGTTGCAGGTACATAGGATATGCCACAGGTCTAACAATTTTTGTTCAAAAGTGCTGAACTTCCCAGTGAATTTCCCCACCACAGTGGGGAAGCTGCCTGCTTTCGTTCTGCGTGGAACTAAAAAATGTTTACTACTACATTTCCTTTTCGTCAGCTTATTTTCAACTAAACATTGTTAACAACCTTCTGGAACAGTTATTGTTGCACTATGTCACTGCAACGTGAAAAGTTGCTCCAATCTGTGCGTGTAAGAAGTGCAATGTCTAATTGAAGTTCCAAAAATGCAATAAAAGATCTCTGACAAAGCTTTTTGAATAAAACAAAACTTAAATGGCATAGTTAACAAATTAGATACAATGAGAAATTCAACATCAGTCTCTTCGGATGACATCCTTCTGCAGCTTGTTCGAATGAAAAAGCTTTTGCGAGTGTCCTACGAAAACGAGTCCCTCTCTTTAACTTGCACATACTCCCGAGTCCATACATAAAGAACCTCCAAGTTGGGCTTGTTTAGCCCGACGGCGattctcataggcgtgcgcagggttcccagtcagggggggcgaaggttcatcgcagcgttcccccccaccctactaattcaatgtatggggcagaatttgcgccccccccctcttaggtgactagaagggtcaatgtacagggcagattttgcacccccccctcttaggtgattagggggggcggccgcccccccctgcccccccctgtgcgcacacctatggcgATTCTAAATGAGCAGGTAAGTGTGTGGTCAGGGTCTTGGAACCCATAAAACGCAGTGCATTTAACTACACGAATTGTGAACGATAGCCTTACCTTTCTTTAAGGCACACCGATGTTGACCGCCAACATTACATACAGCATTGATTGGGCTCGCATATGACTAGTGCTTTTTATACCCCAATGTAACCTAGAATAACTACAACTTGCACTTGACTAAGGCATATATAACGAACTAAAATTAATTTGCTATTATCTTTCTGG
Above is a window of Rhipicephalus sanguineus isolate Rsan-2018 chromosome 3, BIME_Rsan_1.4, whole genome shotgun sequence DNA encoding:
- the LOC119385186 gene encoding progranulin; this translates as MLFLSPLQSDGKPIAICVFALFVRLVASQKTCPDGSLCDTGDTCCKLRSGKYSCCPLPNAVCCEDQEHCCPSRYRCDNETDACKPSAHVEALRSQALSNTNEQPRNDYVQCSLSDNAVCPAGHTCCMTTPTKKTTNYSCCPFRNAVCCADGKHCCPAQSTCQPTTGRCSYDDAAEAPEKATHETIPTTSRKAVPAECRDEVCTTSFSRNTIRTCPPGYYQCSNPVYCCPDDFLCTFTGACVPKPHVVTKTVAEFQYGN